Proteins encoded within one genomic window of Acidovorax sp. 107:
- a CDS encoding enoyl-CoA hydratase-related protein, with protein sequence MNTLTCFSLSITNHVAHLVLNKPEAMNTMHPTFWRELDTVLAQLHQAGEARALVISSTGKHFSAGMALETFGGAITMDDQSPEGRAAIFDLLTDMQATFTRIDSLRIPVIMAIHGGCIGGAVDMVTAGCIRYATQDAFFCIQEINIGMVADVGTLQRLPKLIPLGVVKELAYTGRRLSAAKALDYGLVNEVFDTQEAMLAAALQCAKEIASKPPVAIWGTKQAVNYARDHSVEDSLRQMGWLQGAIWSNQHVRESVTAMKQKRAGEFPALTPLQRFSELG encoded by the coding sequence ATGAACACCCTCACCTGCTTTTCCCTCAGCATCACCAACCACGTGGCCCATCTGGTTCTGAACAAACCCGAGGCCATGAACACCATGCACCCCACCTTCTGGCGCGAGCTGGACACGGTGCTGGCCCAGCTGCACCAGGCGGGCGAGGCGCGGGCACTGGTCATCAGCAGCACCGGCAAACACTTCAGCGCAGGCATGGCGCTGGAGACCTTTGGCGGGGCCATCACCATGGACGACCAGAGCCCCGAAGGCCGGGCCGCCATCTTCGACCTGCTGACCGACATGCAGGCCACCTTCACCCGCATCGACAGCCTGCGCATCCCGGTGATCATGGCCATCCATGGCGGCTGCATCGGCGGTGCGGTGGACATGGTTACGGCGGGCTGCATCCGCTACGCCACGCAGGATGCGTTCTTCTGCATCCAGGAAATCAACATCGGCATGGTGGCCGACGTAGGCACGCTACAGCGCCTGCCCAAGCTCATCCCGCTGGGCGTGGTCAAAGAGCTGGCCTACACCGGCCGCCGCCTGAGCGCGGCCAAGGCCCTGGACTACGGCCTGGTCAACGAAGTGTTCGACACGCAGGAGGCCATGCTGGCCGCCGCACTGCAGTGTGCCAAGGAGATCGCGTCCAAACCCCCGGTGGCCATCTGGGGCACCAAGCAGGCCGTGAACTACGCGCGCGATCACAGCGTGGAAGACAGCCTGCGCCAGATGGGCTGGCTGCAGGGCGCCATCTGGAGCAACCAGCATGTGCGCGAATCGGTCACGGCCATGAAGCAAAAGCGCGCCGGCGAGTTCCCGGCACTCACACCGCTGCAGCGGTTCAGCGAACTGGGCTGA